In the Acetobacteroides hydrogenigenes genome, GGAGAACCCGTATGACACGGCGCTGCGCCTTGCCATTGCAGGGAACATCATCGACTTGGCCGTATGTAGCGAGTACGACCTTCCTGCTGCAATCAACAAGGTCTTATCGTCCGATTTTGCGATAGATTACTCTAAAGAGCTTAAGCAGGAACTCTCTATGGCAAAACGGGTGCTTTACCTTGGCGACAATGCCGGTGAAATTGTTTTTGATAAGCTTTTCATCGAAGCTATTATGCATCCGAACCTCATATATGCGGTTCGCGGTAGCAGCATCATAAACGATGCTACCATCTACGATGCTAGATATGTAGGTATAGATCGAGTGGCAGATGTAATCTCCAATGGGTACGATGCCCCGTCTACCATATTCGACTGTTGCTCATCAGAGTTTAAGGAGGCTTTTATGCAGGCTGATGTGATTATTGCCAAAGGTCAGGGCAACTTCGAGGGGCTATTTCGCCATTCGCCCAAAGATTTTTACTCCTTACTAATGGTAAAATGCGATGTTATTGCAGATGCCTTAGGCGTTCGTAAGGGCGATTTCGTTATAAAAAAAGTAAGTTCAGTACAATGATAAAAATAGCAATAGCTAGCGGTAAGGGTGGAACTGGGAAAACTTTTGTCTCGACCAACCTTTTCTGGGCTATCCAAAATACGGGGCAAGCGGTTTCGTTAGTCGATTGCGATGCCGAAGAACCCAACGTTGCAGAGTTTATTTCAGGTAGGGTTTCGGATCGTTCGGATATTTTCCAAAATGTTCCGGTAATCGATTCCGCGAAGTGCCTGTTTTGTGGCAGATGCTACAACTACTGCAGCTACAACGCCATTGTCTTCCTTCCTTCTTCTCGCTTCATTCAGGTAGTCGAAG is a window encoding:
- a CDS encoding damage-control phosphatase ARMT1 family protein, whose product is MISDYRCFFCFARAFEVLLEKENLSLTDKNTFTSQMAELYRQSSGCFSAPAFARELHVALRRLTCNADPYKEAKQKSNDLVLGQYHQLKAQILQSENPYDTALRLAIAGNIIDLAVCSEYDLPAAINKVLSSDFAIDYSKELKQELSMAKRVLYLGDNAGEIVFDKLFIEAIMHPNLIYAVRGSSIINDATIYDARYVGIDRVADVISNGYDAPSTIFDCCSSEFKEAFMQADVIIAKGQGNFEGLFRHSPKDFYSLLMVKCDVIADALGVRKGDFVIKKVSSVQ